From a single Bacillus gobiensis genomic region:
- a CDS encoding helix-turn-helix domain-containing protein, which produces MPLTILVIGPQDTVSLILNIGHTYPELTLIPASYTTEKETLTILDRHKNNADIILFAGLIPYQIVKQELNGFTKPMVYVPVTGTTLYRVLFKMINETGRNLMNNTPRISIDTLEKNDVQESLDELEINVAELFVKDFNIREGTEQLVYFHYNLWIKQAIDVAITCVRSVYDRLIELGVPAFQVVPTRSSIYSSLEQVLLEGKTLEQANTQLAIGIIRFSNLSDRLTAYDKQRKRVVLQNILIDFGEKAQALLDWSNREEMRFVTTRGAMEEATNHFSHISLLNDIAVKTGIQACLGIGFGRTANEGEIKAREALNKAKLNMGSCYAADIDGTIHGPIGEFFHLEYSIRSDNPRKVSLAKKARLSVATINKLLSYCSSIGNTSITALELSNGLGITVRSARRILSILEKNELAKVVGEEQPINRGRPRQLYRINLA; this is translated from the coding sequence ATGCCTCTAACTATCTTGGTAATCGGTCCACAAGATACAGTCTCTCTTATTTTAAATATTGGACATACCTATCCTGAATTAACATTGATTCCCGCTTCATATACGACAGAAAAAGAGACATTAACGATTCTAGATAGGCATAAAAACAATGCCGATATCATTTTATTTGCAGGGCTCATCCCTTACCAGATAGTGAAACAGGAACTTAATGGATTCACAAAACCAATGGTTTATGTTCCTGTTACAGGTACCACATTATATCGGGTTCTTTTCAAAATGATTAATGAAACCGGACGTAATCTTATGAATAATACTCCTCGAATCAGCATTGACACACTAGAAAAAAATGATGTTCAAGAATCTCTTGATGAACTTGAAATTAACGTGGCTGAATTGTTTGTTAAAGACTTTAATATAAGAGAGGGAACTGAACAGCTCGTATACTTTCACTATAATCTCTGGATCAAACAAGCAATAGATGTTGCTATCACTTGCGTAAGATCTGTATATGACAGGTTAATAGAACTTGGTGTTCCTGCTTTTCAAGTCGTCCCAACCAGATCCTCCATTTATTCAAGCTTAGAACAAGTGCTTTTAGAAGGGAAAACCCTTGAACAGGCTAACACCCAACTCGCGATAGGCATTATAAGATTCAGCAATTTATCAGACCGGCTTACCGCTTACGATAAACAAAGAAAACGTGTTGTACTGCAAAATATTCTTATTGATTTTGGTGAAAAAGCTCAAGCGTTACTCGACTGGTCGAACCGTGAAGAGATGCGGTTCGTAACTACTAGAGGAGCCATGGAAGAGGCTACAAATCATTTCTCTCATATTAGTCTTCTAAATGACATTGCCGTCAAAACAGGGATTCAAGCATGTTTAGGTATTGGATTTGGCCGAACAGCAAACGAAGGAGAGATAAAAGCCAGAGAAGCTTTAAACAAAGCAAAATTAAATATGGGCAGTTGTTACGCTGCAGATATCGATGGAACGATCCATGGACCAATTGGAGAATTTTTTCATCTTGAATACTCGATTAGAAGTGATAACCCGCGAAAAGTTTCTCTGGCTAAAAAAGCAAGATTGAGCGTAGCAACTATTAATAAGCTTCTTTCTTATTGCAGCAGCATTGGGAACACAAGTATCACAGCGCTAGAATTATCAAACGGCCTCGGCATTACAGTAAGAAGTGCAAGAAGAATTCTATCTATTCTTGAAAAAAACGAACTCGCTAAAGTAGTAGGTGAGGAGCAGCCTATTAACCGAGGAAGACCCCGTCAATTGTACAGAATTAATTTAGCATAG
- a CDS encoding M81 family metallopeptidase, which translates to MRVAIGQLVHETNTFSTIKTTIELFKLWEWDIGADLIKKHKGVNDFLGGMIDKGEELKVELIPTFSAFTVPSGIITKETYLAAKDNLLKSLEKAGPIDAVCFYLHGAGVAEETEDIEGDLVAAIRELVGEKTPIVVNLDLHANVTDKMIKAANLYIGNNLYPHTDSYERGMEAMDLAFQLVQGTVKVSAAYKKLPLMIPTSTTYLSPVKELNDLCRTFEDLPDVIDCTFYHGFPYSDFAENGASVIVTTNNNVELARKLCEEIVKNIWEARERFFKTYYSPKEAIQYAMSRNDFPIVINEASDNPGAGTSGDGTCLLKAMLEANVPGTCFGFIYDPEAAFAAHKAGAGSTISIKLGGKTDSFHGSPLSVTAYVKCLTDGSFHQTSPMWKGSKVNLGKSARLQIGNVDVIVTSIRSQTFDDQVFLLHGIDVTTYKAVALKSSHHFRAAFQTIAKEIITVDSPGLSTSDLSTFQFKNIKESIYPLHLA; encoded by the coding sequence ATGAGGGTTGCTATTGGGCAGTTAGTACATGAAACAAACACATTTTCAACAATAAAAACTACAATAGAACTATTTAAGCTATGGGAGTGGGATATTGGAGCCGATCTTATAAAAAAGCACAAGGGTGTCAACGATTTTCTGGGTGGGATGATCGATAAAGGTGAAGAACTCAAAGTTGAACTCATACCAACTTTTAGTGCCTTTACTGTGCCATCTGGAATCATTACAAAAGAAACCTATCTTGCGGCAAAAGATAACTTGCTGAAATCGCTGGAAAAAGCAGGTCCGATTGATGCTGTATGTTTCTATTTGCATGGAGCAGGTGTAGCTGAGGAGACGGAGGATATAGAAGGAGACCTTGTAGCAGCCATTAGAGAACTAGTTGGAGAAAAGACTCCAATAGTCGTAAATTTAGACCTTCATGCAAACGTAACAGACAAAATGATAAAAGCTGCAAATCTTTATATCGGGAACAATTTATATCCCCATACAGATTCATATGAAAGAGGAATGGAAGCCATGGACCTTGCTTTTCAGCTTGTTCAAGGAACAGTAAAGGTGTCTGCTGCTTACAAAAAGCTTCCGTTAATGATCCCTACATCTACTACGTATCTATCTCCTGTAAAGGAATTAAATGACCTTTGCCGTACATTTGAAGACCTTCCTGATGTAATCGATTGTACATTTTACCATGGATTTCCATATTCAGATTTTGCTGAAAATGGCGCAAGTGTAATTGTTACAACCAATAACAATGTCGAGCTTGCTAGAAAACTTTGTGAGGAGATAGTTAAAAACATTTGGGAGGCAAGAGAACGTTTTTTCAAAACCTATTACAGTCCGAAAGAAGCTATTCAGTATGCCATGTCAAGGAATGATTTTCCGATTGTAATTAATGAAGCATCTGACAATCCTGGCGCCGGAACTTCTGGAGACGGAACATGTTTATTAAAGGCTATGCTGGAGGCAAATGTACCTGGAACTTGTTTTGGCTTTATTTATGATCCTGAAGCAGCATTTGCCGCACACAAAGCAGGGGCAGGCAGTACTATTTCTATTAAACTTGGTGGCAAAACCGATTCCTTTCATGGAAGCCCTCTCTCTGTTACAGCCTATGTAAAATGCTTGACAGATGGATCTTTTCACCAAACCTCTCCCATGTGGAAGGGCAGTAAAGTAAATCTTGGAAAGTCGGCTCGTTTACAAATTGGAAATGTCGATGTGATTGTCACCTCTATTCGCTCGCAAACATTTGACGATCAGGTGTTCTTGTTACATGGAATTGATGTAACTACCTATAAGGCTGTTGCCCTAAAATCAAGCCATCATTTCCGTGCAGCTTTTCAAACCATTGCCAAAGAAATCATTACCGTTGATTCGCCTGGTTTAAGCACCTCTGACTTGAGTACATTTCAGTTTAAAAACATTAAAGAATCTATCTATCCATTGCACTTAGCGTGA
- a CDS encoding N-acyl-D-amino-acid deacylase family protein — protein MLDTVIKNGRVVDGSGNPWFKADIGIKGEIIKKIGDLTSIESRKSIDAGGNIISPGFIDPHVHSDLLCTIPDIHKIKVLQGVTTELFGQDGISVAPVSEVTKPIWQKQLSGLNGDIGDWNWLSIDEYLSFLENSDIIGNAAYLVPHGGVRTLVMGFEGREATQEECVKMRELVEKGMRQGAIGISTGLVYPPNVFSNKEELIEICKGAAAYNGCFVVHIRNESIHSLEALEEVIDISRQSGARLHVSHFKIIGHKNRDKFSMALEKMEMARNEGIEVTFDQYPYSAASTVFQAILPPWVHAGGSLKMLERLRDSENRKRIEEDFASNTTFENWVLSCGWENIVITSVMTDQNKPLEGKTMVEIARSREQKPADAAFDLLLEERGNVAMTIHWGYEEDVELGLRHPLQSVGSDGIFGGKPHPRLYGTFPKVLSEYVRKKKILTIEQAVRRMTSAPAQMMRLKNRGLIKESYFADLVIFDPNKIEDKATFDHPLQRPIGIHDVFINGVHTVSQGNYTGTAAGKVIRRD, from the coding sequence TTGCTAGATACTGTAATAAAAAACGGCAGGGTAGTTGATGGAAGCGGCAATCCATGGTTTAAAGCAGATATTGGTATAAAAGGTGAAATCATTAAAAAAATCGGCGACCTTACAAGCATTGAATCAAGGAAGAGCATTGATGCAGGAGGAAATATTATTTCTCCCGGTTTTATTGATCCACACGTCCATTCAGATTTATTGTGCACTATTCCTGACATTCACAAAATAAAAGTATTGCAGGGTGTAACTACAGAGCTGTTTGGTCAGGATGGCATTTCGGTTGCCCCTGTTTCTGAAGTAACCAAGCCTATCTGGCAAAAGCAGTTGAGCGGACTTAATGGGGATATTGGTGATTGGAATTGGTTAAGTATTGATGAGTATTTATCATTTTTGGAAAACTCAGATATAATCGGCAACGCCGCCTACTTAGTGCCACACGGCGGAGTTCGTACGCTTGTGATGGGATTTGAGGGCAGAGAAGCTACACAAGAAGAATGCGTGAAAATGCGTGAGCTCGTGGAAAAAGGGATGAGACAAGGAGCAATTGGGATATCAACAGGTCTCGTTTATCCACCAAATGTTTTTTCAAATAAAGAAGAGCTGATTGAAATTTGTAAGGGTGCTGCTGCCTACAATGGATGCTTTGTGGTACATATTCGCAATGAAAGTATTCACTCACTGGAAGCTTTGGAGGAAGTCATTGATATATCAAGGCAATCTGGAGCCAGACTTCATGTCTCACACTTCAAAATAATTGGCCATAAGAATCGTGACAAGTTTTCAATGGCTCTTGAAAAAATGGAAATGGCAAGAAATGAAGGGATTGAGGTGACGTTTGACCAATATCCTTATTCTGCAGCCTCCACTGTTTTTCAAGCTATTCTTCCCCCTTGGGTCCATGCTGGAGGATCCCTAAAAATGCTAGAGAGGCTTAGAGATTCAGAAAATAGAAAACGAATTGAAGAAGATTTCGCAAGCAATACCACTTTTGAGAATTGGGTATTAAGCTGCGGATGGGAAAACATTGTCATTACCTCTGTTATGACAGATCAGAACAAACCGCTCGAAGGAAAAACGATGGTAGAAATCGCTAGATCCAGAGAGCAAAAACCCGCTGATGCCGCTTTTGATCTGTTGTTAGAGGAAAGGGGCAACGTTGCAATGACCATTCACTGGGGATATGAAGAAGACGTTGAACTGGGACTTCGCCACCCGCTACAATCGGTTGGGTCAGACGGGATATTCGGCGGGAAGCCCCACCCAAGATTATACGGAACATTTCCAAAAGTTTTAAGCGAATACGTCCGAAAGAAAAAGATTTTGACTATTGAACAAGCAGTTCGCAGGATGACTAGTGCTCCCGCTCAAATGATGCGTCTGAAAAACCGTGGGTTAATAAAAGAAAGTTATTTTGCTGATCTCGTCATCTTTGACCCAAATAAGATTGAGGATAAAGCGACTTTTGATCACCCTCTTCAACGTCCTATTGGAATTCACGATGTGTTTATCAATGGAGTTCATACCGTCTCACAAGGTAATTATACTGGCACAGCCGCAGGAAAAGTAATCAGGAGGGATTAA
- a CDS encoding MFS transporter: MDYTIGKQRNKHVILILLFIGYLVDYLDRMVMSVAVVSIKEELSLSPSAVGMILSSFFFSYALMQIPGGWLTDKFGSRKIILWSVVVWSVFTVLTGLVWSLASLLIIRFLFGIGQGGYPSATQKGIADFYPKNERSNASSILMSSNYFGIALAPLVAAPMILWMG, translated from the coding sequence ATGGATTATACAATTGGAAAACAGCGTAATAAACATGTCATTTTAATTCTTTTGTTTATAGGGTATCTAGTGGACTATCTTGATCGGATGGTCATGAGCGTTGCCGTTGTATCAATTAAAGAGGAGCTTAGCTTATCACCTTCCGCAGTAGGAATGATCCTTAGCAGCTTCTTTTTCTCCTATGCCCTTATGCAGATTCCAGGAGGATGGCTGACAGACAAATTCGGCTCAAGAAAAATTATACTTTGGTCAGTCGTTGTATGGTCTGTATTTACTGTTTTAACAGGTTTAGTATGGTCATTGGCTTCGTTACTCATCATTCGCTTCCTGTTCGGAATTGGTCAAGGTGGGTATCCGTCTGCCACTCAAAAAGGAATCGCCGACTTTTATCCGAAAAACGAACGGTCAAATGCGTCCTCTATTCTTATGTCTTCCAATTATTTCGGTATTGCTCTTGCTCCGCTTGTAGCCGCACCAATGATCTTATGGATGGGCTGA